Proteins co-encoded in one Centropristis striata isolate RG_2023a ecotype Rhode Island chromosome 24, C.striata_1.0, whole genome shotgun sequence genomic window:
- the LOC131963008 gene encoding OX-2 membrane glycoprotein-like encodes MFHFVTKMSQPAVLCLLCALGLFEKGLAALIETQQTVLAAEGEEAQLNCKLMQHRDVLQVTWQKILPDGEKNLATYGKNFGLRINKGFQGKLKLKYAAPQNCSIVIREVMGEDEGCYRCLFNTYPEGALIGTTCLRLYELHGPVLHVRASDSPEETVVSCWATGGPAPTVTLTVPHYNSSRVTNSNGTVTVTTTALLSALHHNTTQVNCTAHVSSGPHREVSTIIPAGKQSSDDGSDEDSGSDDSNGDFTLITSLSVTVICVCAVAAIIIFLLIRKRQNRDSEDTKTPQKPTNETHGAITPLMKPMSEVRLRLSSGKKNNNSQSPQKANNDTHEFITALMKWISEVWLWMSSGGKYPRPPSPQRATNDTHEVRTPLMTASEVQVQMSSRGGKTECSDQRSSPSIRRNLEF; translated from the exons atgtttcattttgtcacCAAGATGTCTCAGCCTGCAGTCCTGTGTCTCCTCTGTGCTCTGGGACTCTTTGAGAAAG GTCTAGCAGCTCTGATAGAAACTCAGCAGACTGTGCTGGCAGCAGAAGGAGAAGAGGCTCAGTTAAACTGTAAACTGATGCAACATAGAGATGTTCTGCAAGTCACATGGCAGAAGATTTTACCTGATGGGGAGAAGAATCTTGCGACTTATGGCAAGAACTTTGGCCTTAGAATAAACAAAGGTTTTCAAGGAAAACTGAAGCTAAAATATGCAGCACCGCAGAATTGCTCCATAGTCATCAGGGAGGTGATGGGTGAAGATGAAGGATGCTATCGCTGTTTGTTCAACACCTACCCTGAAGGAGCTCTCATTGGCACAACCTGCCTCAGACTCTATG AGCTGCATGGCCCCGTCCTCCATGTGAGAGCCTCAGACTCTCCTGAAGAGACAGTTGTGTCCTGCTGGGCCACAGGTGGACCTGCTCCCACAGTAACACTGACTGTCCCTCACTACAACTCTAGCAGAGTCACCAACAGCAACGGGACAGTCACTGTCACCACCACAGCTCTGCTGTCTGCTCTCCACCACAACACCACACAGGTTAACTGTACAGCACACGTGTCCTCTGGTCCTCACAGAGAGGTGTCCACCATCATTCCTGCAGGAAAACAGTCGTCTGATGATG GTTCTGATGAGGACTCTGGGTCTGATGACAGTAATGGAG atttcaCTTTGATCACTTCATTATCTGTGACAGTGATCTGTGTTTGTGCTGTTGCTGCAATCATCATTTTCCTGCTCATAAGAAAACGTCAGAACCG GGACTCTGAGGACACTAAGACACCACAAAAACCAACCAATGAGACTCATGG GGCCATCACACCTTTAATGAAGCCAATGAGTGAGGTTCGGCTACGGTTgtcttctggaaaaaaaaacaacaactcacaatCACCACAAAAGGCAAACAATGACACTCATGA GTTCATCACAGCTTTAATGAAGTGGATAAGTGAGGTTTGGCTATGGATGTCTTCTGGGGGAAAATACCCAAGACCACCATCACCACAAAGGGCAACCAACGACACTCATGA GGTCAGAACACCTTTAATGACAGCGAGCGAGGTTCAAGTACAGATGTCTTCTCGGGGGggaaaaacagaatgcagtgaCCAAAGATCATCACCTTCAATAAGAAGAAATCTTGAGTTTTAA